A genome region from Primulina eburnea isolate SZY01 chromosome 9, ASM2296580v1, whole genome shotgun sequence includes the following:
- the LOC140841543 gene encoding serine/threonine-protein kinase BLUS1-like isoform X2, with product MALASPKKFPLDANDYELHEEVGEGVSATVYKARCVPLNETVAIKVLDLEKCNNDLDGIRREVQTMTLIDHPNVLRAHCSFTTGHCLWVVMPYMAAGSCLHIIKSAYPEGFEEPAIATLLREVVKALVYIHSDGHIHRDVKAGNILIDNNGAVKLADFGVAACMFDTGDRQRSRNTFVGTPCWMAPEVMQQLHGYDFKADIWSLGITALELAHGHAPFSKYPPMKVLLMTLQNAPPGLDYERDKRFSKSFKEMVAACLVKDPKKRPTSEKLLKHTFFKNARTNDYLARTILDGMSPLGERFRVLKAKEAEILVQNKALYENKEQLSQQEYIRGISAWNFNLEDLKNQAALIQDDAISNSEDPSVSGNLLDRHNDVGFLVERKSSPEQVNNSNIDPQLEDELNDIHDLENSLTAFPSKPLQALKGFFDVCEDGIGAGSPSSRDSACTYSELQIQQQPLTGTEQESGRIDGYDIGRSGSVRHSFSAGPKKCLSGSLLQDYVSSPKNLAVNGDREYLQPRYPSERNYSGPLHCRQKKDVEQEASEGAVVECKGRFKVTSADLCPKGPINSNNPHFGASSSQIVPSVTAASVLPSLQGILLQNTMQREEMTKLIKFVEQTSVNPTENSEAGMNDLMQASPTSAKERELQAQVIQMQQSVGSMVEELQRLKTRNTQLERKLNFLLKKDDKI from the exons ATGGCACTAGCCTCACCGAAAAAATTTCCACTTGACGCTAATGATTATGAGTTACATGAGGAAGTTGGAGAAGGTGTCAGTGCTACTGTCTATAAAGCTCGTTGTGTGCCTCTTAATGAGACAGTTGCAATCAAGGTTCTTGATCTCGAGAAGTGCAATAATGACTTG GACGGCATCAGACGAGAAGTTCAGACAATGACCCTAATTGACCATCCAAATGTGTTGCGGGCTCACTGCTCCTTCACCACCGGTCATTGCCTATGGGTTGTGATGCCATACATGGCTGCAGGATCCTGCcttcatataattaaatcagCTTATCCGGAAGGTTTTGAGGAGCCAGCGATTGCTACCTTGTTACGTGAGGTTGTCAAAGCTCTTGTTTATATTCACTCTGATGGGCATATCCATAGAGATGTGAAG GCAGGGAACATACTGATTGATAATAATGGTGCTGTTAAATTAGCGGACTTTGGCGTTGCTGCTTGCATGTTTGATACTGGGGATCGTCAGCGTTCTAGAAATACTTTTGTCGGAACTCCATGCTG GATGGCTCCTGAAGTGATGCAGCAATTACATGGATATGATTTTAA AGCCGATATCTGGTCCTTAGGAATAACAGCACTTGAACTTGCTCATGGTCACGCACCATTCTCTAAGTACCCACCTATGAAG GTTCTGCTAATGACCCTACAAAATGCACCACCAGGCCTGGACTATGAACGAGACAAAAGATTTTCGAag TCTTTCAAAGAAATGGTTGCAGCTTGCTTGGTCAAGGATCCTAAAAAACGTCCCACTTCGGAAAAGCTTTTGAAacatactttttttaaaaatgcacgAACGAATGATTATCTTGCTCGAACTATCCTTGATGGAATGTCACCTCTTGGTGAACGTTTTAGGGTGCTTAAG GCAAAAGAAGCAGAGATTCTTGTTCAAAATAAGGCATTATACGAGAACAAAGAACAACTATCACAG CAAGAGTACATTCGAGGAATCAGCGCGTGGAATTTCAATCTGGAAGACTTAAAGAATCAAGCTGCCCTT ATACAAGATGATGCGATTTCAAATTCCGAAGATCCAAGTGTGAGTGGGAATCTCTTGGACAGGCACAATGATGTTGGTTTTCTTGTGGAGAGGAAGTCTTCTCCTGAGCAGGTTAATAATTCAAATATAGACCCTCAATTGGAG GATGAGCTCAATGATATTCATGATTTGGAGAATTCACTCACTGCCTTTCCTAGTAAACCTCTTCAGGCGCTGAA AGGTTTCTTTGATGTTTGTGAGGATGGCATTGGTGCTGGTAGTCCAAGTTCAAGAGATTCTGCCTGCACATATTCTGAGTTGCAAATTCAGCAGCAGCCTTTGACAGGTACTGAGCAAGAATCAGGGAGAATTGATGGTTATGACATTGGCCGAAGTGGTTCTGTGCGGCATTCTTTCAGTGCAGGGCCTAAAAAATGTTTGAGTGGCTCACTGTTACAGGACTATGTTTCATCTCCTAAGAATTTGGCTGTTAATGGTGACAG GGAATATCTGCAACCAAGATATCCGAGTGAGCGGAACTATAGTGGTCCTTTGCATTGTCGTCAAAAGAAAGATGTCG AGCAGGAGGCATCTGAAGGTGCTGTTGTTGAATGCAAGGGACGTTTTAAAGTCACTTCAGCTGATCTTTGTCCAAAG GGTCCTATAAACTCCAATAACCCACACTTTGGGGCATCCTCTAGCCAAATAGTTCCTAGTGTTACTGCTGCTTCAGTTCTGCCTTCATTACAAGGCATCCTGCTACAGAACACCATGCAAAGA GAAGAGATGACTAAATTAATCAAGTTCGTAGAGCAAACCTCGG TTAATCCTACTGAGAACTCGGAGGCTGGAATGAATGATCTAATGCAG GCGAGTCCCACTTCAGCAAAGGAGCGAGAATTGCAGGCTCAAGTGATTCAAATGCAACAAAG TGTTGGAAGTATGGTTGAAGAACTCCAGAGGCTGAAGACAAGAAATACTCAG CTGGAAAGAAAACTTAATTTTTTGCTCAAAAAAGACGATAAGATATGA
- the LOC140841543 gene encoding serine/threonine-protein kinase BLUS1-like isoform X4 yields MALASPKKFPLDANDYELHEEVGEGVSATVYKARCVPLNETVAIKVLDLEKCNNDLDGIRREVQTMTLIDHPNVLRAHCSFTTGHCLWVVMPYMAAGSCLHIIKSAYPEGFEEPAIATLLREVVKALVYIHSDGHIHRDVKAGNILIDNNGAVKLADFGVAACMFDTGDRQRSRNTFVGTPCWMAPEVMQQLHGYDFKADIWSLGITALELAHGHAPFSKYPPMKVLLMTLQNAPPGLDYERDKRFSKSFKEMVAACLVKDPKKRPTSEKLLKHTFFKNARTNDYLARTILDGMSPLGERFRVLKAKEAEILVQNKALYENKEQLSQQEYIRGISAWNFNLEDLKNQAALIQDDAISNSEDPSVSGNLLDRHNDVGFLVERKSSPEQDELNDIHDLENSLTAFPSKPLQALKGFFDVCEDGIGAGSPSSRDSACTYSELQIQQQPLTGTEQESGRIDGYDIGRSGSVRHSFSAGPKKCLSGSLLQDYVSSPKNLAVNGDREYLQPRYPSERNYSGPLHCRQKKDVGNSITEQEASEGAVVECKGRFKVTSADLCPKGPINSNNPHFGASSSQIVPSVTAASVLPSLQGILLQNTMQREEMTKLIKFVEQTSVNPTENSEAGMNDLMQASPTSAKERELQAQVIQMQQSVGSMVEELQRLKTRNTQLERKLNFLLKKDDKI; encoded by the exons ATGGCACTAGCCTCACCGAAAAAATTTCCACTTGACGCTAATGATTATGAGTTACATGAGGAAGTTGGAGAAGGTGTCAGTGCTACTGTCTATAAAGCTCGTTGTGTGCCTCTTAATGAGACAGTTGCAATCAAGGTTCTTGATCTCGAGAAGTGCAATAATGACTTG GACGGCATCAGACGAGAAGTTCAGACAATGACCCTAATTGACCATCCAAATGTGTTGCGGGCTCACTGCTCCTTCACCACCGGTCATTGCCTATGGGTTGTGATGCCATACATGGCTGCAGGATCCTGCcttcatataattaaatcagCTTATCCGGAAGGTTTTGAGGAGCCAGCGATTGCTACCTTGTTACGTGAGGTTGTCAAAGCTCTTGTTTATATTCACTCTGATGGGCATATCCATAGAGATGTGAAG GCAGGGAACATACTGATTGATAATAATGGTGCTGTTAAATTAGCGGACTTTGGCGTTGCTGCTTGCATGTTTGATACTGGGGATCGTCAGCGTTCTAGAAATACTTTTGTCGGAACTCCATGCTG GATGGCTCCTGAAGTGATGCAGCAATTACATGGATATGATTTTAA AGCCGATATCTGGTCCTTAGGAATAACAGCACTTGAACTTGCTCATGGTCACGCACCATTCTCTAAGTACCCACCTATGAAG GTTCTGCTAATGACCCTACAAAATGCACCACCAGGCCTGGACTATGAACGAGACAAAAGATTTTCGAag TCTTTCAAAGAAATGGTTGCAGCTTGCTTGGTCAAGGATCCTAAAAAACGTCCCACTTCGGAAAAGCTTTTGAAacatactttttttaaaaatgcacgAACGAATGATTATCTTGCTCGAACTATCCTTGATGGAATGTCACCTCTTGGTGAACGTTTTAGGGTGCTTAAG GCAAAAGAAGCAGAGATTCTTGTTCAAAATAAGGCATTATACGAGAACAAAGAACAACTATCACAG CAAGAGTACATTCGAGGAATCAGCGCGTGGAATTTCAATCTGGAAGACTTAAAGAATCAAGCTGCCCTT ATACAAGATGATGCGATTTCAAATTCCGAAGATCCAAGTGTGAGTGGGAATCTCTTGGACAGGCACAATGATGTTGGTTTTCTTGTGGAGAGGAAGTCTTCTCCTGAGCAG GATGAGCTCAATGATATTCATGATTTGGAGAATTCACTCACTGCCTTTCCTAGTAAACCTCTTCAGGCGCTGAA AGGTTTCTTTGATGTTTGTGAGGATGGCATTGGTGCTGGTAGTCCAAGTTCAAGAGATTCTGCCTGCACATATTCTGAGTTGCAAATTCAGCAGCAGCCTTTGACAGGTACTGAGCAAGAATCAGGGAGAATTGATGGTTATGACATTGGCCGAAGTGGTTCTGTGCGGCATTCTTTCAGTGCAGGGCCTAAAAAATGTTTGAGTGGCTCACTGTTACAGGACTATGTTTCATCTCCTAAGAATTTGGCTGTTAATGGTGACAG GGAATATCTGCAACCAAGATATCCGAGTGAGCGGAACTATAGTGGTCCTTTGCATTGTCGTCAAAAGAAAGATGTCGGtaattctattactg AGCAGGAGGCATCTGAAGGTGCTGTTGTTGAATGCAAGGGACGTTTTAAAGTCACTTCAGCTGATCTTTGTCCAAAG GGTCCTATAAACTCCAATAACCCACACTTTGGGGCATCCTCTAGCCAAATAGTTCCTAGTGTTACTGCTGCTTCAGTTCTGCCTTCATTACAAGGCATCCTGCTACAGAACACCATGCAAAGA GAAGAGATGACTAAATTAATCAAGTTCGTAGAGCAAACCTCGG TTAATCCTACTGAGAACTCGGAGGCTGGAATGAATGATCTAATGCAG GCGAGTCCCACTTCAGCAAAGGAGCGAGAATTGCAGGCTCAAGTGATTCAAATGCAACAAAG TGTTGGAAGTATGGTTGAAGAACTCCAGAGGCTGAAGACAAGAAATACTCAG CTGGAAAGAAAACTTAATTTTTTGCTCAAAAAAGACGATAAGATATGA
- the LOC140841543 gene encoding serine/threonine-protein kinase BLUS1-like isoform X3 has product MALASPKKFPLDANDYELHEEVGEGVSATVYKARCVPLNETVAIKVLDLEKCNNDLDGIRREVQTMTLIDHPNVLRAHCSFTTGHCLWVVMPYMAAGSCLHIIKSAYPEGFEEPAIATLLREVVKALVYIHSDGHIHRDVKAGNILIDNNGAVKLADFGVAACMFDTGDRQRSRNTFVGTPCWMAPEVMQQLHGYDFKADIWSLGITALELAHGHAPFSKYPPMKVLLMTLQNAPPGLDYERDKRFSKSFKEMVAACLVKDPKKRPTSEKLLKHTFFKNARTNDYLARTILDGMSPLGERFRVLKAKEAEILVQNKALYENKEQLSQQEYIRGISAWNFNLEDLKNQAALIQDDAISNSEDPSVSGNLLDRHNDVGFLVERKSSPEQVNNSNIDPQLEDELNDIHDLENSLTAFPSKPLQALKGFFDVCEDGIGAGSPSSRDSACTYSELQIQQQPLTGTEQESGRIDGYDIGRSGSVRHSFSAGPKKCLSGSLLQDYVSSPKNLAVNGDREYLQPRYPSERNYSGPLHCRQKKDEASEGAVVECKGRFKVTSADLCPKGPINSNNPHFGASSSQIVPSVTAASVLPSLQGILLQNTMQREEMTKLIKFVEQTSVNPTENSEAGMNDLMQASPTSAKERELQAQVIQMQQSVGSMVEELQRLKTRNTQLERKLNFLLKKDDKI; this is encoded by the exons ATGGCACTAGCCTCACCGAAAAAATTTCCACTTGACGCTAATGATTATGAGTTACATGAGGAAGTTGGAGAAGGTGTCAGTGCTACTGTCTATAAAGCTCGTTGTGTGCCTCTTAATGAGACAGTTGCAATCAAGGTTCTTGATCTCGAGAAGTGCAATAATGACTTG GACGGCATCAGACGAGAAGTTCAGACAATGACCCTAATTGACCATCCAAATGTGTTGCGGGCTCACTGCTCCTTCACCACCGGTCATTGCCTATGGGTTGTGATGCCATACATGGCTGCAGGATCCTGCcttcatataattaaatcagCTTATCCGGAAGGTTTTGAGGAGCCAGCGATTGCTACCTTGTTACGTGAGGTTGTCAAAGCTCTTGTTTATATTCACTCTGATGGGCATATCCATAGAGATGTGAAG GCAGGGAACATACTGATTGATAATAATGGTGCTGTTAAATTAGCGGACTTTGGCGTTGCTGCTTGCATGTTTGATACTGGGGATCGTCAGCGTTCTAGAAATACTTTTGTCGGAACTCCATGCTG GATGGCTCCTGAAGTGATGCAGCAATTACATGGATATGATTTTAA AGCCGATATCTGGTCCTTAGGAATAACAGCACTTGAACTTGCTCATGGTCACGCACCATTCTCTAAGTACCCACCTATGAAG GTTCTGCTAATGACCCTACAAAATGCACCACCAGGCCTGGACTATGAACGAGACAAAAGATTTTCGAag TCTTTCAAAGAAATGGTTGCAGCTTGCTTGGTCAAGGATCCTAAAAAACGTCCCACTTCGGAAAAGCTTTTGAAacatactttttttaaaaatgcacgAACGAATGATTATCTTGCTCGAACTATCCTTGATGGAATGTCACCTCTTGGTGAACGTTTTAGGGTGCTTAAG GCAAAAGAAGCAGAGATTCTTGTTCAAAATAAGGCATTATACGAGAACAAAGAACAACTATCACAG CAAGAGTACATTCGAGGAATCAGCGCGTGGAATTTCAATCTGGAAGACTTAAAGAATCAAGCTGCCCTT ATACAAGATGATGCGATTTCAAATTCCGAAGATCCAAGTGTGAGTGGGAATCTCTTGGACAGGCACAATGATGTTGGTTTTCTTGTGGAGAGGAAGTCTTCTCCTGAGCAGGTTAATAATTCAAATATAGACCCTCAATTGGAG GATGAGCTCAATGATATTCATGATTTGGAGAATTCACTCACTGCCTTTCCTAGTAAACCTCTTCAGGCGCTGAA AGGTTTCTTTGATGTTTGTGAGGATGGCATTGGTGCTGGTAGTCCAAGTTCAAGAGATTCTGCCTGCACATATTCTGAGTTGCAAATTCAGCAGCAGCCTTTGACAGGTACTGAGCAAGAATCAGGGAGAATTGATGGTTATGACATTGGCCGAAGTGGTTCTGTGCGGCATTCTTTCAGTGCAGGGCCTAAAAAATGTTTGAGTGGCTCACTGTTACAGGACTATGTTTCATCTCCTAAGAATTTGGCTGTTAATGGTGACAG GGAATATCTGCAACCAAGATATCCGAGTGAGCGGAACTATAGTGGTCCTTTGCATTGTCGTCAAAAGAAAGAT GAGGCATCTGAAGGTGCTGTTGTTGAATGCAAGGGACGTTTTAAAGTCACTTCAGCTGATCTTTGTCCAAAG GGTCCTATAAACTCCAATAACCCACACTTTGGGGCATCCTCTAGCCAAATAGTTCCTAGTGTTACTGCTGCTTCAGTTCTGCCTTCATTACAAGGCATCCTGCTACAGAACACCATGCAAAGA GAAGAGATGACTAAATTAATCAAGTTCGTAGAGCAAACCTCGG TTAATCCTACTGAGAACTCGGAGGCTGGAATGAATGATCTAATGCAG GCGAGTCCCACTTCAGCAAAGGAGCGAGAATTGCAGGCTCAAGTGATTCAAATGCAACAAAG TGTTGGAAGTATGGTTGAAGAACTCCAGAGGCTGAAGACAAGAAATACTCAG CTGGAAAGAAAACTTAATTTTTTGCTCAAAAAAGACGATAAGATATGA
- the LOC140841543 gene encoding uncharacterized protein isoform X5, whose product MTLIDHPNVLRAHCSFTTGHCLWVVMPYMAAGSCLHIIKSAYPEGFEEPAIATLLREVVKALVYIHSDGHIHRDVKAGNILIDNNGAVKLADFGVAACMFDTGDRQRSRNTFVGTPCWMAPEVMQQLHGYDFKADIWSLGITALELAHGHAPFSKYPPMKVLLMTLQNAPPGLDYERDKRFSKSFKEMVAACLVKDPKKRPTSEKLLKHTFFKNARTNDYLARTILDGMSPLGERFRVLKAKEAEILVQNKALYENKEQLSQQEYIRGISAWNFNLEDLKNQAALIQDDAISNSEDPSVSGNLLDRHNDVGFLVERKSSPEQVNNSNIDPQLEDELNDIHDLENSLTAFPSKPLQALKGFFDVCEDGIGAGSPSSRDSACTYSELQIQQQPLTGTEQESGRIDGYDIGRSGSVRHSFSAGPKKCLSGSLLQDYVSSPKNLAVNGDREYLQPRYPSERNYSGPLHCRQKKDVGNSITEQEASEGAVVECKGRFKVTSADLCPKGPINSNNPHFGASSSQIVPSVTAASVLPSLQGILLQNTMQREEMTKLIKFVEQTSVNPTENSEAGMNDLMQASPTSAKERELQAQVIQMQQSVGSMVEELQRLKTRNTQLERKLNFLLKKDDKI is encoded by the exons ATGACCCTAATTGACCATCCAAATGTGTTGCGGGCTCACTGCTCCTTCACCACCGGTCATTGCCTATGGGTTGTGATGCCATACATGGCTGCAGGATCCTGCcttcatataattaaatcagCTTATCCGGAAGGTTTTGAGGAGCCAGCGATTGCTACCTTGTTACGTGAGGTTGTCAAAGCTCTTGTTTATATTCACTCTGATGGGCATATCCATAGAGATGTGAAG GCAGGGAACATACTGATTGATAATAATGGTGCTGTTAAATTAGCGGACTTTGGCGTTGCTGCTTGCATGTTTGATACTGGGGATCGTCAGCGTTCTAGAAATACTTTTGTCGGAACTCCATGCTG GATGGCTCCTGAAGTGATGCAGCAATTACATGGATATGATTTTAA AGCCGATATCTGGTCCTTAGGAATAACAGCACTTGAACTTGCTCATGGTCACGCACCATTCTCTAAGTACCCACCTATGAAG GTTCTGCTAATGACCCTACAAAATGCACCACCAGGCCTGGACTATGAACGAGACAAAAGATTTTCGAag TCTTTCAAAGAAATGGTTGCAGCTTGCTTGGTCAAGGATCCTAAAAAACGTCCCACTTCGGAAAAGCTTTTGAAacatactttttttaaaaatgcacgAACGAATGATTATCTTGCTCGAACTATCCTTGATGGAATGTCACCTCTTGGTGAACGTTTTAGGGTGCTTAAG GCAAAAGAAGCAGAGATTCTTGTTCAAAATAAGGCATTATACGAGAACAAAGAACAACTATCACAG CAAGAGTACATTCGAGGAATCAGCGCGTGGAATTTCAATCTGGAAGACTTAAAGAATCAAGCTGCCCTT ATACAAGATGATGCGATTTCAAATTCCGAAGATCCAAGTGTGAGTGGGAATCTCTTGGACAGGCACAATGATGTTGGTTTTCTTGTGGAGAGGAAGTCTTCTCCTGAGCAGGTTAATAATTCAAATATAGACCCTCAATTGGAG GATGAGCTCAATGATATTCATGATTTGGAGAATTCACTCACTGCCTTTCCTAGTAAACCTCTTCAGGCGCTGAA AGGTTTCTTTGATGTTTGTGAGGATGGCATTGGTGCTGGTAGTCCAAGTTCAAGAGATTCTGCCTGCACATATTCTGAGTTGCAAATTCAGCAGCAGCCTTTGACAGGTACTGAGCAAGAATCAGGGAGAATTGATGGTTATGACATTGGCCGAAGTGGTTCTGTGCGGCATTCTTTCAGTGCAGGGCCTAAAAAATGTTTGAGTGGCTCACTGTTACAGGACTATGTTTCATCTCCTAAGAATTTGGCTGTTAATGGTGACAG GGAATATCTGCAACCAAGATATCCGAGTGAGCGGAACTATAGTGGTCCTTTGCATTGTCGTCAAAAGAAAGATGTCGGtaattctattactg AGCAGGAGGCATCTGAAGGTGCTGTTGTTGAATGCAAGGGACGTTTTAAAGTCACTTCAGCTGATCTTTGTCCAAAG GGTCCTATAAACTCCAATAACCCACACTTTGGGGCATCCTCTAGCCAAATAGTTCCTAGTGTTACTGCTGCTTCAGTTCTGCCTTCATTACAAGGCATCCTGCTACAGAACACCATGCAAAGA GAAGAGATGACTAAATTAATCAAGTTCGTAGAGCAAACCTCGG TTAATCCTACTGAGAACTCGGAGGCTGGAATGAATGATCTAATGCAG GCGAGTCCCACTTCAGCAAAGGAGCGAGAATTGCAGGCTCAAGTGATTCAAATGCAACAAAG TGTTGGAAGTATGGTTGAAGAACTCCAGAGGCTGAAGACAAGAAATACTCAG CTGGAAAGAAAACTTAATTTTTTGCTCAAAAAAGACGATAAGATATGA
- the LOC140841543 gene encoding serine/threonine-protein kinase BLUS1-like isoform X1 codes for MALASPKKFPLDANDYELHEEVGEGVSATVYKARCVPLNETVAIKVLDLEKCNNDLDGIRREVQTMTLIDHPNVLRAHCSFTTGHCLWVVMPYMAAGSCLHIIKSAYPEGFEEPAIATLLREVVKALVYIHSDGHIHRDVKAGNILIDNNGAVKLADFGVAACMFDTGDRQRSRNTFVGTPCWMAPEVMQQLHGYDFKADIWSLGITALELAHGHAPFSKYPPMKVLLMTLQNAPPGLDYERDKRFSKSFKEMVAACLVKDPKKRPTSEKLLKHTFFKNARTNDYLARTILDGMSPLGERFRVLKAKEAEILVQNKALYENKEQLSQQEYIRGISAWNFNLEDLKNQAALIQDDAISNSEDPSVSGNLLDRHNDVGFLVERKSSPEQVNNSNIDPQLEDELNDIHDLENSLTAFPSKPLQALKGFFDVCEDGIGAGSPSSRDSACTYSELQIQQQPLTGTEQESGRIDGYDIGRSGSVRHSFSAGPKKCLSGSLLQDYVSSPKNLAVNGDREYLQPRYPSERNYSGPLHCRQKKDVGNSITEQEASEGAVVECKGRFKVTSADLCPKGPINSNNPHFGASSSQIVPSVTAASVLPSLQGILLQNTMQREEMTKLIKFVEQTSVNPTENSEAGMNDLMQASPTSAKERELQAQVIQMQQSVGSMVEELQRLKTRNTQLERKLNFLLKKDDKI; via the exons ATGGCACTAGCCTCACCGAAAAAATTTCCACTTGACGCTAATGATTATGAGTTACATGAGGAAGTTGGAGAAGGTGTCAGTGCTACTGTCTATAAAGCTCGTTGTGTGCCTCTTAATGAGACAGTTGCAATCAAGGTTCTTGATCTCGAGAAGTGCAATAATGACTTG GACGGCATCAGACGAGAAGTTCAGACAATGACCCTAATTGACCATCCAAATGTGTTGCGGGCTCACTGCTCCTTCACCACCGGTCATTGCCTATGGGTTGTGATGCCATACATGGCTGCAGGATCCTGCcttcatataattaaatcagCTTATCCGGAAGGTTTTGAGGAGCCAGCGATTGCTACCTTGTTACGTGAGGTTGTCAAAGCTCTTGTTTATATTCACTCTGATGGGCATATCCATAGAGATGTGAAG GCAGGGAACATACTGATTGATAATAATGGTGCTGTTAAATTAGCGGACTTTGGCGTTGCTGCTTGCATGTTTGATACTGGGGATCGTCAGCGTTCTAGAAATACTTTTGTCGGAACTCCATGCTG GATGGCTCCTGAAGTGATGCAGCAATTACATGGATATGATTTTAA AGCCGATATCTGGTCCTTAGGAATAACAGCACTTGAACTTGCTCATGGTCACGCACCATTCTCTAAGTACCCACCTATGAAG GTTCTGCTAATGACCCTACAAAATGCACCACCAGGCCTGGACTATGAACGAGACAAAAGATTTTCGAag TCTTTCAAAGAAATGGTTGCAGCTTGCTTGGTCAAGGATCCTAAAAAACGTCCCACTTCGGAAAAGCTTTTGAAacatactttttttaaaaatgcacgAACGAATGATTATCTTGCTCGAACTATCCTTGATGGAATGTCACCTCTTGGTGAACGTTTTAGGGTGCTTAAG GCAAAAGAAGCAGAGATTCTTGTTCAAAATAAGGCATTATACGAGAACAAAGAACAACTATCACAG CAAGAGTACATTCGAGGAATCAGCGCGTGGAATTTCAATCTGGAAGACTTAAAGAATCAAGCTGCCCTT ATACAAGATGATGCGATTTCAAATTCCGAAGATCCAAGTGTGAGTGGGAATCTCTTGGACAGGCACAATGATGTTGGTTTTCTTGTGGAGAGGAAGTCTTCTCCTGAGCAGGTTAATAATTCAAATATAGACCCTCAATTGGAG GATGAGCTCAATGATATTCATGATTTGGAGAATTCACTCACTGCCTTTCCTAGTAAACCTCTTCAGGCGCTGAA AGGTTTCTTTGATGTTTGTGAGGATGGCATTGGTGCTGGTAGTCCAAGTTCAAGAGATTCTGCCTGCACATATTCTGAGTTGCAAATTCAGCAGCAGCCTTTGACAGGTACTGAGCAAGAATCAGGGAGAATTGATGGTTATGACATTGGCCGAAGTGGTTCTGTGCGGCATTCTTTCAGTGCAGGGCCTAAAAAATGTTTGAGTGGCTCACTGTTACAGGACTATGTTTCATCTCCTAAGAATTTGGCTGTTAATGGTGACAG GGAATATCTGCAACCAAGATATCCGAGTGAGCGGAACTATAGTGGTCCTTTGCATTGTCGTCAAAAGAAAGATGTCGGtaattctattactg AGCAGGAGGCATCTGAAGGTGCTGTTGTTGAATGCAAGGGACGTTTTAAAGTCACTTCAGCTGATCTTTGTCCAAAG GGTCCTATAAACTCCAATAACCCACACTTTGGGGCATCCTCTAGCCAAATAGTTCCTAGTGTTACTGCTGCTTCAGTTCTGCCTTCATTACAAGGCATCCTGCTACAGAACACCATGCAAAGA GAAGAGATGACTAAATTAATCAAGTTCGTAGAGCAAACCTCGG TTAATCCTACTGAGAACTCGGAGGCTGGAATGAATGATCTAATGCAG GCGAGTCCCACTTCAGCAAAGGAGCGAGAATTGCAGGCTCAAGTGATTCAAATGCAACAAAG TGTTGGAAGTATGGTTGAAGAACTCCAGAGGCTGAAGACAAGAAATACTCAG CTGGAAAGAAAACTTAATTTTTTGCTCAAAAAAGACGATAAGATATGA